Genomic segment of Nostoc sp. TCL240-02:
TTATGGGCAGCAAATCAAGACTTAGCCCAAGCTTGCTTAGAGCATCCTTTCGTTCAAGGCATTGGCGATGGTATTCTTGAGCAGCTAAAATTTGCTTACTACGTGGGGCAAGATGTTTTTTTCTTAGAAGCTTTTGCGCGGGCGTACAGTATCGCCGCAGCTAAAGCACCAGACTGGTTAGGTTTTACCACATTTCATAACTTAGCCAGTTCGGTTTTAGAAGAACTACGGCTGCATAGTAACTATGCTTCCCAGTGGGGAGTGAATTTACATTCTGTGGAAGCTGGCTATGCCACCCGCCGCTATACTGATTTTTTGTTAGCAACTGCTTGGAGTGGAGATGTGGGTTTGACTGCTGTGGCGATGTCTCCTTGTATGCGTTTGTATGGCTTCTTGGGAGAACAGTTGGCTCTTCATGGTATTCCTAATCATCAATATGCAGACTGGATTCGTACTTACAGCAGCGCCGAGTTTCAATCACTAATAAAACAATTAGAAACTTTAGTTGAAAATTATGCCACGAACAATGCTGTAGTGAATTCAACCTACCGTTATGCGATGTTTTGTGAGCATGAATTTTTTCAAGCTGCATGGATTTCTGCTAATAAATAACTAATTATAAAAATACTAGGTATCTAGTCGTAGCTCTTTGGGAAACAACTTTCTAGTTTACCGATCCTAGCCATTTTTATAGGATGAATTCTCCCCATTTTTCCGATGTCATCTGTGTTGAGAAAAGGACACGATATGAACATCTGAGAATGTTTTTGGAAAAATCTTATGTCTTCATTAATGGCTTTGTCCAACAGTTTAGCTGACACAGTAGAACAAGCTGGAAGTGCTGTGGTTGCTGTGAATGGGGGTACTCGTGTTTCCCCAAGTGGCATTCACTGGCGTAATGGCATCATTGTTACCTCTGATGAATCTCTCCAGCGCTATGACGACATCACCATCACTCTATCAAATGGTAGCACTGTACCCGCAACACTTGTTGGTCATGACTCTAGCACCGATATAGCTGTTTTTAAACTAGAAAATTTAGAAATACCTGTGGCGAAAGTTGGTGATGCCAAAATGCTCAAAGTTGGTCATCTGGTGTTAGGACTGGCAAGAGGTAGCGAAGGTGACTTAAGGGCGGCGATGGGTGCGGTGAGTGTAGTTAGCGGTGCATGGCGCAGCATGAATGGCGGAAATATTGACCAATTCATCCGTCCAGATATCACCCTTTACTCTGGTTTTGCAGGTGGGCCGCTCGTAGATGCTGCTGGTTTTGTGGTAGGCATGAATACATCGGGGCGGCGTGGTACTGCTCTGACTATTCCCAGTGCTACAGTCGATCGCGTGGTTGACCAATTGGTAGCAAAAGGACGCATTTCAAAAGGCTACTTGGGTGTGGGAATGCAACCTGTACGTTTACCAAATAACCTGAAAACTGCTCTCAATTTAACTTCTGCAACTGGGGTAATTGTCGTTAATGTTGAGTCTTCTGGGCCTGCTGACAATGCAGGCGTGCTGCTTGGCGATGTTTTGGTAAGGTTCGATGGCGTAACTGTAGGCGATACAGGTGATGTTTTGGCGTTACTCAATAGTAGCGATCGCATTGGTAAAACTGTCAACCTGCAAGTTGTCCGGGGTGGAGTGTTAATTGAGTTAGCGATCGCAGTTGGCGAACGATCTGTGTAATTCGTAATTTGGAACTCGAACGTTGAGGCTTTGAACTCGGAACTTTGACCTTTTTGCTCGAACGTTGAGCCTCTGAACTTGGAACTTCGACCTTTTTACTCGAACGTTGAGCTTCTAAACTTGGAACTTGTCAAAATTTGCTTTCCAAAGTTGGGTTGACTAAATATCTTGCAGCATTCTCAATTATCCCAACCCGACTAAAAACAATTGTCAGCCAACAGATTCTACTTTGACACGGGGAAAAATCGCATAATATGGCAAATACAACATTAACTAATATTGCTGCTGAATTGACAGAGGTAGCTGCTAAACTACGCGATCGCACTGTCAAAGTGAAAAGTGGCTCTCTAGGAATCGGTTCCGGTGTAATTTGGCAATCTGACGGACTAATTATCACCAATGCTCATGTAGCAACCAGCAACCGTGCAACTGTGGAATTAGCAGATGGAAGAGTATTTGATGCGGTACGTACACAATTTGATCCGCAACAGGATTTAGCAGCCCTGAAAATTGTCGCCACTGATTTAACTGCTGCAAGCATTGGCAATTCGGAAGCGCTACGAGTAGGTGAATTAGTTTTGGCGGTGGGTAATCCCTTTGCTGAGAGTGGTGCTGTCACAACTGGAATTATCTATGCAAATAATTCGCGGGCTGTTATGGCTGATTTGCAACTATATCCTGGAAATTCTGGGGGGCCGCTTGCCGACTGTCTCGGTCGAGTCGTAGGAATTAACACTATGATTGTTAATGGTTTAGCTGTGGCAGTTCCCAGCAACACCGTTGAGCGTTTTTTACAGAGAAATAATCGTCCGCAATTGGGAGTCACGCTGCAACCTGTACTTTTAGGTAGGCGTAGCTTGGGTTTATTGGTGTTGTCAATTTTACCTAACAGTGCGGCGGAAACTGCTGGTGTGCAAATCGGCGATGTTTTAATTGGAGTTTCGGGGCGATTATTCACTAACATGAATGATTTAACTAAATATCTCCATGACAGTAAAGGATCTGTGCCGCTACAACTCCTACGGGGTGGGCAGCAATTAGTGATTTATGTTGTAGTGCAGTCTAGTAAAACTGCTGTGGAGGCGACGTGATTCGGGTAATGGTAGTTGCCACTTCTCCTGTTGTGCGGGCAGGATTATCAGCTGTGGTGGCTACCAATCCTCGGCTGACGGTTGTGGGAAGTGCATCGGATTTGGATGTATTAGCAAGGGAAGTTGAGCAATTACAACCAGATGTGGTGTTGGTAGATTTGAGTAGTAATCTTCAACAATCGGTGTGGGAAAAATTGCTGCTTATTCAAGAAAAGCAATATTCATTAGGAACGATCGCCATTATTGAGGAACTCGATAGCATCGACTTAGAGACGGCGTTACGTTCTGGTATCCGAGGAATATTGCCCAGTAGTAGCACAGAGTTAGAAATTGTCGCTGCTGTGGAGGCGATCGCTTTTGGTTTGGTGGTGCTGCACCCGGATGCTATAGAATTACTTTCTATCCGAGAGAAAGTGGTAGCGAATCCTGTACAAACCTTGACACCACGAGAGATAGAAGTTTTAGGTATGCTTGGTTCTGGGTTGGGGAATAAAGCGATCGCTAAACGTTTGCAGATTTCTGAGCATACCGTCAAATTTCATCTCTCATCTATTTTTCAAAAGCTCAGTGTCTCCAGCCGTACTGAGGCTGTTGCTGTGGGTGTGCGACTGGGTTTGATTATGCTGTGATTACAATACTTGTAGGTTGTTAAAGGGAAAAGGAGTGGAAGGCTCGATATATAAGGTTTTTTCCCCTTTAATATGAGTCCCTTTCCCCTAAAACCCGACAAGTATTGTAACCCCACCCCTAAAAAGTTATATCAGGGATTTACGCCTGCCATTCGGTACATGATACGTGGCAATTTTTTTGTAACAAACTTATGTAAAGCTGTAAAAAGAAAATGCCTTGTTAAATAAACAGTATCTATGAACATACGTAAAGTCTCTACTACTCCCTTAAGCGACCAAAAGCCTGGTACTTCTGGGCTGCGGAAATCAGTTAAGGTTTTTCAGCAGCCCCACTACCTGGAAAATTTTATCCAATCCATCTTCGATTCTGTAGGGGACTTGCACTCTCAAACTTTAGTCTTGGGTGGTGATGGTCGTTATTACAATCGCCAAGCTATTCAAATCATTTTGAAAATGGCTGCGGCCAATGGCATTGGGCGGATTAAAGTTGGTCAACGGGGAATTTTGTCTACTCCTGCGACTTCCGCGATTATTCGCAAATATCAGGCTATTGGTGGCATCATCTTGTCTGCTAGCCATAATCCGGGCGGGCCAAATGGTGACTTTGGCGTGAAATATAACATTAGCAATGGTGGCCCAGCACCGGAAAAGGTGACAGAGGCGATCTACGATCGCAGTAAAGTCATTGATAGCTACCAAATTCTGGAAGCACCAGATGTAGATTTAGAAACTTTAGGTGAGTCACATTTGGGAGAGACGGTAGTTGAGGTGATTGACTCCGTACAGGATTATCAAGAGTTAATGGAGTCCCTGTTTGATTTTGAACGGATTCAGCAACTATTGACAAGAGGAAATTTTCGGTTCAGCATTGATGCCTTACATGCCGTAGCTGGCCCTTATGCCCATGCCATTTTTGAGCAACGTTTGGGCGCACCAGTGGGAACTGTGCAAAATGGTACACCCCTCGAAGACTTTGGGGGCGGACATCCTGACCCAAATCTCGTTTATGCTCATGATTTGGTGGATATTTTGTACGGAGAAAATGCACCAGACTTTGGAGCAGCTTTTGATGGAGATGGCGATCGCAATATGATCTTAGGGCGTAAGTTCTTTGTCACCCCTAGCGATAGCCTCGCAGTGTTAGCCGCAAACGCCAAGCTAGTCCCTGGTTATAGTGAAGGTTTAGCCGGAGTAGCGCGATCGATGCCTACTAGCCAAGCAGTAGATCGAGTTGCTGCTCAGATTGGGATTGAATCTTACGAAACACCCACTGGTTGGAAGTTTTTCGGCAATCTCTTAGACGCGGGTAAAGCGACTCTCTGCGGTGAAGAAAGTTTTGGTACCGGTTCTAACCATATCCGCGAAAAAGATGGGCTATGGGCTGTGCTGTTTTGGCTGAATATCCTAGCAGTCCGTCAACAATCTGTTGAGCAGATTGTACGGGAACACTGGCAGACTTATGGACGCAATTATTACTCTCGCCATGACTATGAAGAGATACAGACAGAGCAAGGCAACACTTTAATAGAAAGACTGCGTTCTTTATTGCCAAACCTTAAAGGTAAGCAATTCGGTAACTATCAAGTTGAATACAGTGATGACTTTAGTTATACCGACCCTGTTGATGGCAGCATTAGCGAGCAACAAGGTGTCCGCATTGGTTTTACCGATGGCTCCCGCATTGTAGTGCGACTTTCTGGTACAGGTACTCAAGGTGCAACCCTAAGAGTTTATCTAGAAAGCTACGAGCCAGATCCCGCCAAACATGACCTCGATCCACAGCAAGCACTTGCTTCTTTAATCACTATTGTCCAGGAGATCGCCCAAATCCGCGAACTGACAGGACGGGAACAGCCAACTGTGATTACCTAATACTTTGCTCTGGCTAGTTTTGAGGTTTGTAGTAAGGACTAAAGTTCTTACTACGAACTTGCTTACCATTCCCATTAATTGGTGAAGCCCCTTGTAGAAACGGCGATTTATCGCGTCTCAAAACTCAAAATTTTTGCCAGTAGTCCTTAACCCAAGCGTATTGTATATCCTACTCTTTAGATAAGGGATTGTACCACTGATCCTTTGGCAAGAGCAGTTTATCTGACTCAGGTGGGCCCCATGTATTTGGCTCATACTCGTAAATCGGTGTGACGTTATCGAGAATTGGCTGGACAATCCGCCATTCCTCTTCTACGGTATCTTCGCGTACAAACAAGGTGGGATCGCCCCGCATGGCATCACCCAATAGACGTTCGTATGGTTCCATCTCGTCGCCACCTCCGTAAAAGGCCAGGAGTTCAACCGCAGAGCCGCTCATATCTTCTCCAGGGATTTTAGTGCGAGCGCCCAATCCCACAATTACCTCTGGATCTAGTAAAAAACGAACATAATTAGCGTTTTCTTTTCTTCCTTCTTGGAACACATCTAAAGGTGGACACTTTAGCTTGACCATCACCTCAGTAGTTTTAACAGGCAATTTCTTCCCAGCCCGGATGTAGATGGGAACTCCTGACCACCGCCACGTATTAATAAATAACCGCACGGCAACAAAAGTTTCTACTTGAGAATCAGGAGAAACACCTTCTTCGTTGCGGTAATCAGAAAATTGACCGCGAATAATATCATCGGGTTGCAGTGAAGGTATAGCTTTGAGAATACGTTCTTTTTCATCCCGGATGGAATCGGCCGCCGTACTAGCGGGAGCATCCATACACACTGAAGCCAATACTTGCAGCATGTGGTTTTCCACCACATCCCGAATTGCACCAGTTTCTTCATAGAAGCGCCCCCTTCCTTGAATGCCAAAATCCTCTGCCATCACAATCTGGATGCTTTCAACATAGTTGCGATTCCAGATAGGTTCAAGAAAAGAGTTGCCAAACCGAAAATAGAGTAAATTCAGCAGTGGTTCCTTGCCCAGGTAATGGTCGATGCGATAGATGGATGATTCGGGAAAAACTGATGCCAGAATTTGATTTAACTCACGTGCTGATTTCAAATCCCGTCCAAATGGTTTTTCAATTACCACCCGCGCATTTTTAGCACAGCCTGATTCACCCAATCCTGACACTACTTGTGTAAACAGGCTCGGTGGAATTGCCAAATAGTAAAGGGGGTGAGTGGCATCACCAAGGGCTTGACGTAATTTTTCGTAAGTTTCTGGTTTGTTGTAATCACCAGCAACATACTGGAGTAGTCCAGAAAGTTTCTCAAATGCGGCTTGATCTATACCACCATTATGTTCTAGGCTATCACGTGCCCTTTCCCTAAGTTGATCCGTCGTCCAAGATCGTCCGGCAACCCCAATTACTGGGACATTAAGATTGCCCCGCCGTACCATTGCCTGAAGGCTGGGGAAGATTTTCTTGTAGGCCAAGTCACCTGTTGCCCCAAAAAATACTAGTGCGTCTGAATCAGGAGTTCCCATGACTAACCTCTCTAAGAATTAGCTTTTTCATGATGTCCGCCAAACTGATAGCGCATGGCTGACAAAAGTTTATCGGCAAAGTCTGTTTCCCCACGCGAGCAAAAAGCGCTGCACTTAACACCGGAGTTGGTACAGATTCGTCAATTGCTGCGATCGCACTCCAGCGCCCTTAGCCAGAATCTGATAGACTACCAAACTCTTCTAAATTGGGGCTTTCTAATAAGGCGATCGCTGTCAAATCCAATAGCCAGGAAGCAATTACACTACCCTGTCGCCAGACTTCGGCAATATCTCCCAGTTCGCGGTCAACTTTCGTCGTCGCAGGTTTAAATCGCCCACTACAAAAGTTGTGACTTCTGAATTATGGCTTGTGGATTCTTTTTCAATTGGTATCAGAAAGCGCGACACTGATCAGAATTATACTCAGGGACTCCCGAAAAATAAATCATACCAATTTGGGATTTTACAGGACTAACGCAAACAATAGCCGAAATCCTGATTTGGAGGTAGGAGCGATGTAAAGAAAAATGAACTAGGCTAACTACATTTTCTGCAATCTTAAAACTCTGTACCAATCACCCGATCTATATATCATTTGAACAAATCCAAATCTGTCACAGCACCGATACTGCTAGAAGATACCAGTTTGGCATATTTCGCCAACACGCCTTTAGTGTAACGTGGTGCAGGAGGTTGCCAATTAGCACGACGACTAGCTAATTCTGATTCAGATATATTCAACTGCAATAAACGAGCCGATGCATCAATCGTAATACTATCGCCTTCTTCGACAAACGCGATCGCACCACCAACTGCTGCTTCTGGAGCCACATGACCAACCACCATGCCATAAGTACCACCAGAAAAGCGCCCATCGGTATATTAATCCCACCGCATCACCCAAGCCAGCACCGATGTAATTTTAGCGACAGCCCCTTCCGTTGCCAGATTACCTCTGAGGATGGCTAAGTGTCCTTGAGGATACATGGGGTTATTCCAAGTCCGAATCACATCTTGGTTGGCGGATGGTTCTTCGGGGATGTCTGCTAATATCTCTGCAATGGTTTGACCGCTAATGGTCAGACTATCACCGTGTAATAAATCATGCACAAGTAGCATCTTCATGACTTGGGGAATGCCGCCAGCTTTGTGCAAATCTGTAGCTACATATTTTCCACTTGGTTTTAAATCGCACAAAACGGGAACACGGGCGCGGATTGTTTCAAAATCATCCAGGGTTAACTCTACATTAGCGGCGCGAGCGATCGCTAAAAAATGCAATACTGTATTGGTCGAACCACCCACCGCCATAATCACAGAGATAGCAATTAGCAACCTTTGTGGGGAGATTAGTCAGGATAAAGATTTCTGAGTCTCCATCACGGTTAGTTTCATCTAAAATTATTTTTACACGCCGAATATTTGATAAATAGCCCTTATCATCGCTGACTTTAACAGTTTGTTCAAAAACTTTTCCTCCTTCTACTGAACCAATATGGCGAAATTCTGAGGCATCATACCAAGAAAAGAATTGATGCTCTCGGATGATGAAATAGTCCTTTCTCGCTACGATACCACTCAAAAAGCTCAAAGTGCACTGAGTTTTTGCACTTTTCTCAAATAACTCGTCAAGTTTCTGAGAACATAAAATTGTTTCCAGAAGTCCGCGAACCATGACCGAAACCGGACTTTCTTCTACAAAACGCTCAAAAACTTGACCTATAATCATTCTTGCTATTCCCCGTTGACCAACTTTATTTTTTCAACTAACTATAATTTGGGGAAAATTACAAGACCTTGAAAGGGCTGATCCTAAAGATATCAAAACATTCTTGATACAATACTTCTCTATGTCCAATGAATCTCTTTGGAACGAAAAGCTCTATCCCAATCGTTAGCAATCACCTCCATTATATTAATCATGCCTTCATAGCCAAAATATGGCTTATCAACATAAGTTTCTCTGTTAGTGGGGCTAAATACATCAAAAGCAATTTTGATTCCTAGTTCCTCTGCCATGTATTTTTCCCATGCCGAGCCAATCACAGCATCAACATCAAACTCTTCTAAAGTCTGTTTTACCTGATAGCCATCTGCCGAAAATATTACGCGGGAAGTAAGACCGAGGCTGTGCAATTCTCGCTCCAAAATTGAACGAGAATCAGGCATCGCCGAGCGAAATAATAAGACTTCTGGAATCATCTCCAATTCTTCAAAGAGCATTCTGACCAGTCCAATGCCAAGCGTCCCATCCGCAGAGATGGCAATTCTACAGTTACGATATCGGGGAATAATCATCAATGCTCGTTTGCGAAGTGTATCTACGACCATTTCTTCGCCTTGTTTAATTAGCGGTTCGACTTTTTCTTCGATCTTAAAATGTGCCGCTAATGCCTTCAACCATCGAGTAGTGTTATTTACACCTACTGGTAAAGGTATATCATCAAGAATGAGGGGGATATTGTGAGTCTCTTGCATTTTCCGAGCAAACTTATACCCAACATCATGACTGAGAACAATATTAGCTGTTGCCTCACCAGCTAGCTCCAGTTCTTCAAATGAGGTATTATGAGAAAAGACAGTCTGTACCCTAATCCTCAAGGATTTTAAAATCTGCGTTACCCATTGCAAATCAGCCCACCAAGTAGGATTAAGATTTGCCTGTGGCGCAATGATATTTACAATCCTCGGCTTTCTGCCTCTTCTCTTAGTCTGCCTTTTTTTGATAAAAGGAATTAAAGCCTCCAAACCCATCTCCAAGCCATCATAAGCATTGCCCCGAAACCCACCAGCAAGTAAAGGAACGAGTTTAGCTTTGATATCTGGCTGAAGCTGGTTGCACAATCCCGCAATATCTTCACCAATAATGTCTGCCGCGCAAGTACCAACGACAAACATCACCTTAGAATCAAAAGATTGATCCGCCTCTTTAATCATCCCTTTGAGTTTATCAGACGCTCCCATCACAATGTCTGACTCAAAAAGACGAGTACAACCTACTTTCCGCTTGGTGAAATCAACCTCATGAGCATCATACCCAGCTGCAACAGTAGACGCGCAACCTTGTGGAGACTGAATCACAATACTGACATCTTTAATGCCAGCAACCGTAGTTGCAATACCTTCAAGGGCACAGCCAACTACTGGGTCTTTGCTATGGTTACAATTGTCAAAAGTTGTTTCAGCAGACATTTTTTCCTCCTGTTTTTCTAAGGCTTGACTATGGTAAATGCGTTTCACGCAGCCTGTAGCGACTTCTGGCTTGACGTTTTCGTGTTTTGTGCAGCCTGCAAGAGCTTCCGCCTTCCCTGCAAGAGCTTCTGTGTTGACGTTTCCGTGTTTCGCGCAGCCTGCAAGAGCTTCCGCTTTCCCTGCAAGAACTTCTGTGTTGACGTTTCCGTGTTTCGCGTAGTCTGCAAGAGCTTCCGCTTTCCCTGCAAGAACTTCTGTGTTGACGTTTCCGTGTTTCGCGCAGCCTGCAAGAGCTTCCGCTTTCCCTGCAAGAACTTCTGTGTTGACGTTTCCGTGTTTCGCGCAACTTGCAAGAGCTGAAGGGGTGACATTTTTAGCTTAAGTCTTGCCAATATCAGCGCTAGTAAGTTGGGTTTCGTTTCTCAATTCAACAAAATCTCAGAAATGTTGGGTTTCATTTTGTTCTATCCAACCTACAATTTTCTTGTAATCAAAAATTGGTATTACTCGTTAAAACATTTGCCCCGCTTCTTTCCTGCATATACAGTACAATCAGGCATGTCTTGAGCTAATTTTCCAGTCAATGATTGAGTAGATGCTAACCCGGAATTTTTAGGGAATACCATTTGCTTGGTCAAAGCACTCCGAGGTCTAAAGCCATATTGAAGTGCTGTTTTAATACACCTTGCGACCTTTAAGGCTCCGCGATAGCCAAATCTGGGACGATTTAAGATAGCATTTAAATCGACTACGGGAATATGGGGGAAACTCAAGGAAGAACCAAAATAAACTACCGATTCTGCATCAAGACCACCAATGAAATCCAGTAATTCATCTTCCGTTTGTTTCATCGACTCGTACTTACCAAAAGCCAGCGTTCCCTTCGTAATCAGGATTTCTGGGTCTAACCCTGTTTCCAACAAATAATCTACACTGGTTTCTCGTGCTTCTGTACTCCAGGGATGGAAGTTATAGATTACTACACGCATCCCAAAATCACGATCCAACATGTGAGCAAGGGATAAGCACTTGATAGCATCATGTCCTTCGATAATCGCTAACTTCCCTTCTATATAACCCTTAGCTGCTTCAAATTCAGTCTTGATTGCGGCATATTCCTTTTCCATTAGGGCAGCCGCCTGTTCTTCCATCCCTAAATATTTTGCCGCCCCTTCGAGCCATTTTTCTGTAGCGCTGATTCCATAGGGGAGGATTGTAGAATTTAACGGCGTACCAAACTTGTCTGACATGGCTTTGCCGATGGTATAGCCAAGATCCAAACATAAGGTACAGTTGACTGCTGCACTCGGTGCTTGCTTGAGTTCTTCTAGTGTACAATCACCTGCGATGACGCTGTGAACTCTTGCCCCCATTGCTTCTATTAATCGCACCAGTTCTTTGACATCGGTTTCAACTTCCGTCCTTTCAGGGCCCATCTTCGCGCCCACAATATTGACAGCATCAGCTAGTTGTGCTTTCCGCTCTGGAGTTGGCGGCTCCATAAAGTCTACAATTTGCCGAAATACGATATCAAATCCACTGCGATACTCCCCGGCGAATCCTTCACAATGTATCGTCATGATCTCAGCATCGATTTCGCTGCGGGCTTTATTCACTACGTCATCAACACAGTCGCCAATAATACCAGACGCACAACTAGTAGCAACAACGATCGCATCAGGATGGTATTTTTCATCTACTTCTCGAATCGCACCTTTTAATTCTTTTTCCCCTCCAAAAATTACCGCCTTCTCACTCATGTTTGTAGTCACCACGGGTTCATAAGGTGAACCACTATTGCGGCTATTAGTCAGCTTGTATGCCCGCTTAACTCCATAAGCACAGCCACTCGGCCCATGAGAAATGACGATCGCATTTTTAATCCCACTTAAAATCTTTGTTGCAGTCCAAAATTTACAGGGACGGGTATGACTACCTTGTAAAGTGGTCTTAATCTTACCTTCTTTTGCCAAGCGATAAAGTTCGCTCAAGTTTCCGTAAAATACGACATTCTGATCTATCATCATAGTTCTCCAAATATTTCATCTTTTTTAAACGCAGAGGGTCGCTGAGGTTGGCGCAAAGGAACGCAAAGTTTTGAATAGAGGCTCAAACTCTGTGTTCCTCTGCGTTTTACTCTGCGTTCCTACCCTGCGGGAAGGCGAAGCACCTATGCGTTGAAAATTCAATCTACCAGACGTTTAAGATCCACTCGCGATCGTGCTTGTTCTCCATATCTGCAAACATGGCGTTGGCGATGTTATCTGCTAGCCATTCTGCTCCTTTGTAGCCAATCACAGGATATTTCCACAGACCTGCACGGTCAAAGCTAGGAAATCCTACCCGAACCATCGGAATTTTGTTGTCGATAGAAATATACCGACCCTTGGAATGACCTAGAATCAAGTCAATTTCGAGGGATTTATCTGTAATGCGGCGCTCTAATTCCCAGAGGTCTGCATTCCAGATAACTTCGATATCACAAGCTGCTTGCTTCTCCAACTCGGCAATTCTTGGGTCTTTGGTACAGGCTTTGTTGTCGTCTCCCAACAACATTAGCACTGGTTCTAACTCAACTTCTAAGCAGAACTCTGCTAGACCAATTACTAGATCGGGATCTCCGTAAATAGCTACCTTCTTGTTGGCGAAGAACATGTGTGCGAGGTCTGCGATCGCATCAATAGCTTTACCACGTTCTATGACTAAAGATTCTGGTATTGGTTTACCAGTCAGTTTGCTGATATTTTGCAGCCAGATGTCGGTATTTTTGATCCCAATTGGTGTTGGGCCAAGAATTGCGGGAACTTTGAACTTCTCTTCTAAAAATTCGGCTGCACTACCGCCTTCATATTTACATAAGGCAATAGTTCCCAACGCATTGGCAGAATCAGCGATTTCTTCGATGGTGGTATTCCCAAAGGCAAAACTTGTCTTATCGGGCATGGTGGGCGCATCGAAGGTTTCTGTATCCAGTAAAATGTTTCCTGGAACGTCCATCTCTTTTAAGATGCGTTTAACTTCAGTGACATCTCCAGGGTTAAGCCACCCAGTAATGATGTTCAACTTGCCAGTTGGTTCGCCTTTTTTTGCTAGGCTAGAAATAATTGCGTGTAC
This window contains:
- a CDS encoding nitrogenase component 1, with protein sequence MMIDQNVVFYGNLSELYRLAKEGKIKTTLQGSHTRPCKFWTATKILSGIKNAIVISHGPSGCAYGVKRAYKLTNSRNSGSPYEPVVTTNMSEKAVIFGGEKELKGAIREVDEKYHPDAIVVATSCASGIIGDCVDDVVNKARSEIDAEIMTIHCEGFAGEYRSGFDIVFRQIVDFMEPPTPERKAQLADAVNIVGAKMGPERTEVETDVKELVRLIEAMGARVHSVIAGDCTLEELKQAPSAAVNCTLCLDLGYTIGKAMSDKFGTPLNSTILPYGISATEKWLEGAAKYLGMEEQAAALMEKEYAAIKTEFEAAKGYIEGKLAIIEGHDAIKCLSLAHMLDRDFGMRVVIYNFHPWSTEARETSVDYLLETGLDPEILITKGTLAFGKYESMKQTEDELLDFIGGLDAESVVYFGSSLSFPHIPVVDLNAILNRPRFGYRGALKVARCIKTALQYGFRPRSALTKQMVFPKNSGLASTQSLTGKLAQDMPDCTVYAGKKRGKCFNE
- the vnfK gene encoding V-containing nitrogenase subunit beta, with translation MSLVVKQKERKGIINPIFTCQPAGAEYASIGIKDCIPLVHGGQGCSMFVRLLFAQHLKENFDIASSSLHENSAVLGGQPRIEEGVKTLVARYPDLRIIPIITTCSTETIGDDIEGTINKLNAQLKKDYPDRKVILVPVHTPSYKGSQVTGYNVGVHAIISSLAKKGEPTGKLNIITGWLNPGDVTEVKRILKEMDVPGNILLDTETFDAPTMPDKTSFAFGNTTIEEIADSANALGTIALCKYEGGSAAEFLEEKFKVPAILGPTPIGIKNTDIWLQNISKLTGKPIPESLVIERGKAIDAIADLAHMFFANKKVAIYGDPDLVIGLAEFCLEVELEPVLMLLGDDNKACTKDPRIAELEKQAACDIEVIWNADLWELERRITDKSLEIDLILGHSKGRYISIDNKIPMVRVGFPSFDRAGLWKYPVIGYKGAEWLADNIANAMFADMENKHDREWILNVW